In a single window of the Hymenobacter sp. YIM 151858-1 genome:
- a CDS encoding YeeE/YedE family protein, whose amino-acid sequence MLDLLRQPWPWYVAGPLIGLAVPALLLIGNKALGISSSLRHVCAACVPANIPFLQYNWRAELWNLFFVLGIGLGGFLGYRVLGHPETIAISAETVRDLQAQMGLTDFSGLLPQELFALENLSNWKGWVFLVLGGFLVGFGTRYAGGCTSGHAISGLSNLQWVSLVAVIGFFVGGLLTTWVFYPLMF is encoded by the coding sequence ATGCTTGACCTCCTTCGCCAGCCCTGGCCTTGGTACGTGGCCGGGCCGCTCATCGGTCTGGCCGTACCGGCGCTGCTGCTCATCGGCAACAAGGCCCTGGGCATCAGCTCTTCGCTGCGCCACGTGTGCGCGGCCTGCGTGCCCGCCAATATTCCCTTCCTGCAATACAACTGGCGCGCCGAACTCTGGAACCTGTTCTTTGTGCTCGGCATCGGCCTGGGCGGCTTCCTGGGCTACCGGGTGCTGGGCCACCCCGAAACCATTGCCATATCGGCCGAAACGGTGCGCGACCTGCAGGCCCAGATGGGCCTGACCGACTTCTCGGGCTTGCTGCCCCAGGAGCTGTTTGCCCTCGAAAACCTTTCGAACTGGAAAGGCTGGGTGTTCCTGGTGCTCGGCGGCTTTCTGGTCGGCTTCGGCACCCGCTACGCCGGGGGCTGCACCTCGGGCCACGCCATCTCGGGCCTCTCCAACCTGCAGTGGGTGTCGCTGGTGGCCGTTATCGGCTTCTTCGTGGGCGGCCTGCTGACGACCTGGGTGTTTTATCCGCTGATGTTTTAA
- a CDS encoding YeeE/YedE family protein yields the protein MKNLKYLVLGVWFGLILTKSEVISWFRIQEMFRFQSFHMYGIIGSAILVGLVSIQLIKRNHVKTINGETITLADKKYNHGTWIGGIIFGLGWALTGACPGPLFAQLGSGVASAAVLILAALAGTWTYSALREKLPH from the coding sequence ATGAAAAATCTGAAATACCTGGTGCTGGGCGTGTGGTTTGGCCTCATCCTGACCAAAAGCGAAGTCATCAGCTGGTTCCGTATCCAGGAGATGTTCCGCTTCCAGTCGTTCCACATGTACGGCATCATTGGCTCGGCCATTCTGGTGGGGCTGGTGTCCATCCAGCTCATTAAGCGCAACCACGTCAAGACCATTAACGGCGAGACCATCACCCTCGCCGACAAGAAGTACAACCACGGCACCTGGATTGGCGGCATCATCTTCGGGCTGGGCTGGGCCCTGACCGGGGCGTGTCCGGGCCCCCTGTTTGCCCAGTTGGGCAGCGGCGTGGCCTCGGCCGCAGTACTGATTCTGGCCGCGCTGGCCGGCACCTGGACCTACAGCGCCCTGCGTGAAAAGCTGCCTCACTAA
- a CDS encoding rhodanese-like domain-containing protein — protein MPHLAFLLSFFAMFGLFQGAAPAYKNLAPAQFAAALRQPSAVLLDVRRPDEFAAGHLPGAVNLDVTGPDFARRVAVLDKTKPTYVYCRSGARSATAASQLTQAGFGQVSNLLGGVLGWPEKLVR, from the coding sequence ATGCCTCACCTTGCATTCCTGCTTTCCTTCTTCGCCATGTTTGGTTTGTTTCAGGGCGCCGCGCCCGCCTATAAAAACCTTGCCCCCGCCCAGTTTGCGGCGGCCCTGCGCCAGCCCAGCGCGGTGCTGCTCGACGTGCGCCGCCCCGACGAGTTTGCGGCCGGCCACCTGCCCGGCGCCGTGAACCTCGACGTGACCGGCCCCGACTTCGCCCGCCGCGTGGCCGTGCTGGACAAAACCAAGCCCACGTACGTGTACTGCCGCAGCGGCGCCCGTTCGGCCACCGCGGCCAGCCAACTCACCCAGGCCGGCTTTGGCCAGGTCAGCAACCTGCTCGGCGGCGTGCTCGGCTGGCCCGAAAAGCTGGTGCGCTAG
- a CDS encoding metalloregulator ArsR/SmtB family transcription factor: MEKRAFKDAVYGQLADLTKALANPRRLEIVDLLAQGEFAVEDIARETGLSVANASQHLQVLKGVQLVSAQRDGHYLRYRLANPDVYAAWQLLRTYGLTRQASIARVVQDFRRQRDVLQTVTIDELLGKLAEEGVVLLDVRPRQEYNQGHLPQALSTPLEELLSRLQELPRTSPVVAYCRGPFCVFADEAVQLLTARGYVAQRLEEGFPDWKHRNLPYELA; the protein is encoded by the coding sequence ATGGAAAAAAGAGCTTTCAAAGACGCGGTTTACGGCCAGTTGGCCGACCTGACCAAAGCCCTGGCCAACCCTCGCCGCCTGGAAATCGTGGATTTGCTGGCCCAAGGGGAGTTTGCCGTCGAAGACATTGCCCGCGAAACGGGCCTGTCGGTCGCCAACGCCTCCCAGCACCTGCAAGTGCTCAAGGGTGTGCAGCTGGTCAGCGCCCAGCGCGACGGCCACTACCTGCGCTACCGCCTCGCCAACCCCGATGTCTACGCCGCGTGGCAGCTGTTGCGCACCTACGGCCTGACCCGGCAAGCGAGCATTGCCCGCGTGGTCCAGGATTTTCGCCGGCAGCGCGACGTGCTGCAAACCGTGACCATTGACGAGCTGCTGGGCAAGCTCGCGGAAGAAGGCGTGGTGCTGCTGGACGTGCGCCCCCGCCAGGAATACAACCAGGGCCACCTGCCCCAGGCCCTGTCCACGCCCCTAGAGGAGCTGCTGAGCCGCCTGCAAGAGCTGCCGCGCACCAGCCCCGTTGTCGCGTACTGCCGCGGTCCGTTCTGCGTGTTTGCCGACGAGGCCGTGCAGCTGCTGACCGCGCGGGGGTACGTGGCCCAGCGGCTGGAGGAAGGCTTTCCCGACTGGAAGCACCGCAACCTGCCCTACGAACTCGCTTAA